The region CTAAGAAAAGTTTTAATGCGGGTACTCTAGAGGTGTCTACTTTTAAAATCTCTTTTAGATTATCATTTGTACCACCAAACATAAAGGCATAATTTGCATGACTATCTCGCTGAGCGATAGCCATCTTACTTTCCCATTCCTCAATAGTTGTGGTTTGGGGATTGGTATTAGGCATCTCCATGAACGTAGTGATTCCACCAGCGACTGCGGCAGCACTTTCTGTTGCAATAGTTGCTTTATGAGTAAGGCCTGGTTCTCTAAAGTGCACTTGATCATCGATGACCCCAGGCAATAAATATTTTCCCTCTATGTCAATGATTACGGTATCTGCATTTTTAGCACTGATGCTTTCTGCAATTTCAATAATAGTATCACCTTCTATATACACATCACCTTCTTTTGTTACCCCATCAGTAACAATCTTTGCATTTTTAATTAAAGTCTTTTTCATATCTCTAGTTTCCCTATCAAACTTTTCATTTTCATTATCATTACTCCCATTACCGCTTCATTTATGATGCTACTGCTCATCTTAGACTGCCCCCTAGATCTATCTGTAAAAATAACAGGTAGCTCTATGATTTTTGCATTCAATAAAAAGGCTTTAAACTTCATTTCTATTTGAAATGCATAGCCTACAAATTTAACCTTATCTAAATTAAATTTTCTTAAAAGAGAGGCTCGATAACAAACAAATCCAGCGGTAGTATCATGAATATTAATTCTAGTTATCAATCTCACATATTTTGAGGCAAAATAAGACAATAAGACTCTTGACATGGGCCAGTTCACTACATTTACTCCTTTTACATACCTGCTCCCTATAGCGAGGTCGGCGCCTTTTCTTGCGCAAACGTCGTATAGATAAGGTAGATCGTTAGGGTCGTGTGAGAAGTCTGCATCCATCTCAAAAATATACTCGTAGTCCCTATTTAAAGCCCATTTAAATCCATGAATGTAAGCGGTTCCAAGACCTTGTTTACCTTCACGCTCTTCTATAAATAACCGGTCAGGGTATTGCTTTAAATTATTTTTCACCACTTGAGCGGTACCGTCTGGAGAAGAATCGTCCACAATAAGAAGGTGTAGGTGCTGATTTTGATTTAAAACAGCATCTAACATCAATTGGATATTCTCCAATTCATTAAATGTAGGAATAATAATTAGCGTATTTTTCATAATCAACGGCAAAAATAAACAATAAATCAGCCAGCTATGTGAACCTTTGTTAAATCATGTTATTTTTACCATCTCAATGGATATAGAACTACGTCATATAGAGCTCAACGACTGGATCAGCATTACCTTATTATTTTGTGTAATGATGCTCGCGGTTGCCAAATGGTTTTCTAAGTTTCATATTACCGATTTATTAAGCGCTTACTTTAAAAGCCGATTCATCAAACTCTCTAGGAATAGAGAGGAAGGTTCTTCTGTATTAATTACAGGTAGTGTGATCGTATACACTATCAACGTAGCACTATTTATATACATATATTATAAAAAGGAGCAACAACTTCCGATAGCACTTAATGGCTATTTACTATGCTTGACATTTGTTTCTGTTTTTCTTCTCACCCAACACTTTATTGGAAAACTTATTGCAACCCTATGCAATTTTGAGGAATTACTAAATACGATTGATCATCATAGAAATATTTATAGAGCAATGTTTGCTTATGCACTTCTTATAATCAACTGTATTGTTATTTATCTGTACAACATGAATGAGATGGCTCTACTCACTGCCCTCATTTTCATTGGATTTATGCTTTTTATTTACCATCTGATATTAATTTACACCTATAGAAGCCTACTATTTTCTACTCATTTGTATTTTATTTTGTACCTTTGCGCCCTTGAAATCACACCCTATCTACTTTTGTATAAGTATTTTATGCTGTGAAACCTTGACTCTAATAGAAAACATATATATATATGAAAGTGAAAACAATTTTAGTTTCCCAACCTGAACCTAAAATGGAAAATTCACCATATCAGAATTTGGTGGATAGAACAAAGGTAAAAATCGATTTTCGCTCCTTTATACATGTTGAAGGAGCTGCTGCAAAGGAGGTGCGCGAGCAAAAGATTGACCTTTCCAAGTTTACTGCTATTGTTTTAACAAGCCGCAACGCAGTAGATCATTTCTTTAGAGTAGCTGAAGAAATGCGTTTTAAAATTCCGGACTCTTTAAAATACTTTTGTCAAAGTGAAGCTGTAGCTTATTATCTACAGAAATATGTAGTTTACCGCAAACGCAAGATTTATGTAGGGAAAAGAACCTTTCTAGAGTTATGTCCTCTTATAAAGAAGCATAAAAACGAGGTTTTTTTAGTTCCTAGTTCTGACAAATTAGGAGATTCTACTCCAACAGAATTAGATAAACTAGGTGTCAAATGGACCAGTGGTACATTTTTCCGCACAGTGATCAGTGACCTATCAGACCTTGCAGATGTGAAGTATGATGTTTTAGTGTTCTTTAGTCCTAGTGGAATTGAATCACTCTTTCAAAATTTTCCTGAGTTTACACAAGAACAAA is a window of Nonlabens sp. MB-3u-79 DNA encoding:
- a CDS encoding polyprenol monophosphomannose synthase; the encoded protein is MKNTLIIIPTFNELENIQLMLDAVLNQNQHLHLLIVDDSSPDGTAQVVKNNLKQYPDRLFIEEREGKQGLGTAYIHGFKWALNRDYEYIFEMDADFSHDPNDLPYLYDVCARKGADLAIGSRYVKGVNVVNWPMSRVLLSYFASKYVRLITRINIHDTTAGFVCYRASLLRKFNLDKVKFVGYAFQIEMKFKAFLLNAKIIELPVIFTDRSRGQSKMSSSIINEAVMGVMIMKMKSLIGKLEI
- a CDS encoding uroporphyrinogen-III synthase, producing MKVKTILVSQPEPKMENSPYQNLVDRTKVKIDFRSFIHVEGAAAKEVREQKIDLSKFTAIVLTSRNAVDHFFRVAEEMRFKIPDSLKYFCQSEAVAYYLQKYVVYRKRKIYVGKRTFLELCPLIKKHKNEVFLVPSSDKLGDSTPTELDKLGVKWTSGTFFRTVISDLSDLADVKYDVLVFFSPSGIESLFQNFPEFTQEQTRIAVFGNTTMKAAKDKGLRIDIQAPTPESPSMSMAIENYIKDKG
- a CDS encoding DUF4271 domain-containing protein — translated: MDIELRHIELNDWISITLLFCVMMLAVAKWFSKFHITDLLSAYFKSRFIKLSRNREEGSSVLITGSVIVYTINVALFIYIYYKKEQQLPIALNGYLLCLTFVSVFLLTQHFIGKLIATLCNFEELLNTIDHHRNIYRAMFAYALLIINCIVIYLYNMNEMALLTALIFIGFMLFIYHLILIYTYRSLLFSTHLYFILYLCALEITPYLLLYKYFML